One window of the Bremerella sp. JC817 genome contains the following:
- a CDS encoding WYL domain-containing transcriptional regulator, which yields MARNEQLIRQHKILQILERYRYGCLLEEIRDALVDELGLTSLHTRTVRRDIESLQSAGLDIDVHDSGRGRVWKLGASGRGMHKITATATELIALSLGRDLLLPLSGTPFWVGVESFWTKIQEQLPETTWDHYRKYRQVLYVTGLAAKNYSAQEGALKNLNRAIHQHRVVEVAYQKPGQPSPSQRRLEPYGIVFHQGSIYIVAAANELPEEDPDRIRHWKLDRFKKAEVTDDYFKVPKDFDLEEHLGGSIGIFAAHESMDFKIKVSAVAANWVTEDPWHPEQKVERLDDGSVLLTVKAAHELEIIPRVLALGPEAEVLSPKSAREAIKARVMKMAEVYEKR from the coding sequence ATGGCTCGTAACGAGCAACTCATTCGGCAGCACAAAATCCTGCAGATCCTCGAACGTTATCGGTATGGCTGCCTGCTGGAAGAAATCCGTGACGCGCTGGTCGATGAACTTGGCCTGACGTCGTTGCATACCCGCACCGTGCGTCGCGATATCGAATCGCTGCAATCGGCCGGTCTCGATATCGATGTCCATGACTCCGGTCGTGGTCGCGTCTGGAAGCTGGGCGCCAGTGGCCGCGGAATGCATAAGATCACCGCAACGGCGACCGAGTTGATCGCCCTTTCGCTGGGACGCGATCTGCTGCTGCCTTTGTCAGGCACGCCGTTCTGGGTTGGTGTCGAGTCATTCTGGACGAAGATTCAAGAGCAACTCCCGGAGACGACCTGGGATCACTATCGCAAGTATCGTCAGGTACTTTATGTGACCGGTCTGGCCGCGAAGAACTATTCCGCCCAGGAAGGAGCGTTAAAGAACCTGAACCGGGCCATTCATCAGCATCGCGTCGTCGAGGTTGCCTATCAGAAGCCTGGTCAGCCGTCGCCAAGCCAGCGTCGGTTGGAACCGTACGGCATCGTCTTCCATCAGGGCAGTATCTACATCGTGGCGGCCGCCAACGAACTGCCGGAGGAAGATCCCGACCGCATCCGTCACTGGAAGCTCGACCGCTTCAAGAAGGCGGAAGTGACCGACGATTATTTCAAGGTGCCGAAAGATTTCGATTTGGAAGAGCACCTGGGGGGCTCGATCGGGATCTTCGCCGCCCATGAATCGATGGACTTCAAGATCAAAGTCTCGGCGGTCGCGGCCAACTGGGTGACTGAAGATCCCTGGCATCCCGAGCAGAAAGTCGAACGCCTGGACGATGGCAGTGTTCTGCTGACTGTGAAAGCGGCTCACGAACTGGAGATCATCCCGCGCGTGTTGGCATTGGGGCCAGAGGCTGAAGTACTTTCGCCCAAGTCGGCGCGTGAAGCGATCAAGGCTCGCGTGATGAAGATGGCCGAAGTCTACGAGAAACGCTGA
- a CDS encoding gamma-glutamylcyclotransferase family protein — translation MPDIVAFFAYGTLKRGECREKCWPYRPVAVLRGSTPGSLWEVADYPGLKLEGETRVVGELWLFDAKHEAKLLEVLDEVEGYPTLYTREVVECETLDGQPITATTYVYNRPIQPTFEKVEADAQGMIDWRGNTQRFS, via the coding sequence ATGCCAGACATCGTTGCCTTCTTCGCCTACGGCACCTTGAAGCGGGGCGAATGCCGCGAGAAATGCTGGCCCTACCGCCCAGTGGCGGTGCTGCGTGGTTCGACGCCAGGATCGTTATGGGAAGTCGCCGACTACCCAGGCCTGAAGCTCGAAGGTGAAACACGCGTGGTGGGCGAGCTGTGGCTGTTCGATGCCAAGCACGAAGCAAAACTGCTGGAAGTGCTGGACGAAGTCGAAGGCTATCCGACCCTCTACACGCGCGAAGTGGTCGAGTGCGAGACGCTAGATGGTCAGCCGATCACCGCGACCACGTACGTTTACAATCGACCGATTCAGCCGACCTTTGAAAAGGTGGAAGCCGACGCCCAGGGCATGATCGACTGGCGCGGTAACACTCAGCGTTTCTCGTAG
- a CDS encoding AAA family ATPase — protein sequence MKIEHLELENFGIHTEQSFAFSTDGLHIIYGRNEAGKSTLLQAVRQLLFGFQHAKSNPFAPDSSKKKMKATAKLISGESQLLEIVRRQGTKNTLSGEFEEGNAAIDEERWQQLISGADQRLYEHVFGFSLKELATGEESLKEANLDEALFGGGLGRLHDYKLLLKNIDDETEALFKSRGQKQRINSILSDIKALKSELKDSSLRPVEYEQWLGEAQRCEEELARLNAALAKVFRRQQHLDRLKKAHPLWIDRQSKQQQLERMETPESFPADALEELSQTRKAGTKLSAEVESLTQDLDRLDAEIAAISFNEALIESNEAIRSLMFGIKEMQGYRRDIPLRKQDRQHELDGATASLKQIGPKLKLDEVAQLELTLAQRKKIEQLTKTYQRLQTEIRSHAGEVDRLDQDIRELESALGDLPSQSSEMIEQLQAAIDPLRQSIDRIGDMQRQLRKLQSEMGQRRVTIETIAGKTLDFTAPFPMPLEQTIRRYEADFQAIAEQLRTAEQAARETTDELTSKNDELRRLEQSARLVSEDELKASRDQRDATWQTLRSILEGSTQPEAAKTSEDAERFEGEVQQSDELADQRHHHAQILADQQAMKGNIRLLEERLAQRQSYVAELIAKRDELQQSWETEWQACGIVPKSPQEMLPWRTTFCSLQETQTEISRLEEDLAPHQQRVEAATTLARTAGLPESTSSAADVAAWIASYLKRAQSERDRRQQLTSKLQLNQDARRQNFERNEKRQQEVAGIEAEAKELLTVFASLGEVDLEMAAELIQTVEKIQGTLAAAESMQKRISDMEAGLAQFAEQVQSVVAATGEPLGEMAPEHAAQRLGTLLSEAENQLSLRKELEIKRQLRTETLEKSRKELADVEARLSQWRSQTNVETDDQLEVVSQTVRQRQLLESEIASLENRLALVRESEDAERFAAELEAIDVDTLQLDLSGAKTEYAETGKIQAEVNQQLGQLKLRLSEVDQTSRAVMAQGKIEALQAELSDCLDRLGPLLIAKEMLDRAMAAFREESSGQLLALISELIEQMTEGRYTQVEHDPDQEGGLILSGPNDLRRKPSELSTGTREQLYLAIRLAYIRHYCEQAEPLPVLMDDILVNFDDSRQLATLRVLMNFDPRIQIIMLTCHEPLVSKVQSLEESIRVTRMDGQPVEVPPPKAKPARKKSTTKSSTPSLF from the coding sequence ATGAAGATTGAACACCTAGAACTCGAAAACTTCGGCATCCATACTGAGCAGTCGTTTGCGTTTTCGACCGATGGCCTGCACATCATTTATGGTCGTAATGAAGCAGGCAAGTCGACCTTGTTGCAAGCTGTTCGCCAACTTCTGTTTGGTTTCCAACACGCCAAAAGCAATCCGTTCGCGCCAGACTCGTCGAAGAAAAAGATGAAGGCGACGGCCAAGCTCATCTCGGGTGAATCGCAACTGCTGGAGATCGTGCGGCGGCAAGGAACCAAGAACACGCTCTCCGGCGAGTTCGAAGAAGGCAACGCCGCCATTGACGAAGAACGCTGGCAGCAACTGATCAGTGGCGCCGACCAGCGACTTTACGAGCATGTCTTCGGATTCTCGCTGAAGGAACTAGCGACCGGCGAAGAGAGCCTGAAAGAGGCGAACCTCGACGAAGCACTATTCGGCGGCGGTCTGGGGCGACTGCACGATTACAAACTGCTGCTGAAAAACATCGACGACGAAACGGAAGCTCTCTTCAAAAGTCGCGGTCAGAAGCAGCGCATCAACAGCATCCTTTCTGACATCAAGGCGTTGAAGTCAGAACTCAAAGATTCGTCGCTCCGCCCGGTTGAATACGAACAGTGGCTCGGCGAAGCCCAACGCTGCGAAGAAGAGCTTGCCCGACTGAATGCTGCCCTCGCTAAAGTTTTCCGGCGGCAGCAGCATCTTGATCGGTTGAAGAAGGCGCATCCGCTGTGGATCGATCGCCAGTCGAAACAGCAGCAACTTGAACGCATGGAAACGCCGGAGTCCTTTCCGGCCGACGCTTTGGAAGAGCTGTCTCAAACCCGCAAGGCAGGCACGAAGCTCTCAGCGGAAGTCGAAAGCCTGACCCAGGACCTGGATCGGCTCGATGCCGAGATCGCCGCGATCTCGTTCAACGAAGCGTTGATCGAATCGAACGAGGCGATCCGTTCGCTGATGTTCGGTATCAAAGAGATGCAGGGCTATCGCCGCGATATTCCGCTGCGAAAGCAAGATCGCCAGCACGAGCTCGATGGTGCCACGGCGAGCCTGAAACAGATCGGCCCGAAGCTAAAGCTGGACGAAGTCGCTCAGTTGGAACTGACGCTGGCCCAGCGTAAAAAGATCGAGCAGTTAACCAAGACTTATCAACGTTTGCAGACGGAAATCCGTTCGCATGCCGGAGAAGTCGATCGCTTGGATCAAGACATTCGCGAACTCGAATCGGCCCTGGGCGATCTGCCCTCGCAGTCGAGCGAGATGATCGAACAACTTCAAGCGGCCATCGATCCGCTGCGACAGTCGATCGACCGCATTGGCGATATGCAGCGGCAGCTTCGTAAGCTGCAGTCCGAAATGGGACAACGCCGCGTCACCATCGAGACGATCGCAGGCAAAACACTCGACTTTACGGCCCCTTTCCCGATGCCGCTGGAGCAGACAATTCGCCGTTACGAAGCCGACTTTCAGGCGATTGCCGAACAGCTTCGTACGGCCGAGCAAGCAGCCCGGGAAACAACCGACGAGCTGACCTCGAAGAACGACGAGCTTCGCCGGCTGGAGCAAAGTGCTCGGCTGGTTTCGGAAGACGAATTGAAGGCATCGCGTGATCAACGCGACGCGACCTGGCAAACGCTGCGATCCATCCTCGAAGGAAGCACCCAGCCCGAAGCGGCAAAGACGAGCGAAGATGCCGAGCGATTCGAGGGCGAGGTTCAGCAGTCGGACGAACTAGCCGACCAGCGTCACCATCACGCTCAGATACTGGCGGATCAGCAAGCGATGAAGGGGAACATTCGCCTGCTGGAAGAACGCCTGGCCCAGCGTCAATCGTATGTCGCCGAGTTGATCGCGAAGCGAGATGAACTCCAACAGAGCTGGGAAACGGAATGGCAAGCGTGTGGCATCGTTCCCAAGTCGCCCCAGGAAATGCTTCCGTGGCGAACGACATTCTGTTCGTTGCAGGAAACGCAAACGGAAATCTCGCGGCTCGAAGAAGATCTCGCACCGCATCAGCAGCGTGTCGAAGCGGCGACAACGTTGGCCCGGACCGCGGGACTTCCCGAGTCGACAAGTTCCGCAGCGGATGTCGCGGCCTGGATTGCCTCGTACCTGAAACGGGCCCAGTCCGAACGGGACCGTCGCCAGCAACTCACCAGCAAATTGCAGCTCAACCAAGATGCCCGACGGCAGAACTTCGAGCGAAACGAAAAACGCCAGCAAGAGGTGGCTGGCATCGAAGCCGAGGCCAAAGAACTGCTAACCGTGTTTGCTTCGCTCGGCGAAGTCGACCTGGAGATGGCGGCCGAACTGATTCAAACGGTCGAAAAGATCCAAGGCACGCTGGCCGCGGCCGAGAGCATGCAGAAGCGAATCTCGGATATGGAAGCGGGACTGGCTCAGTTCGCCGAACAAGTTCAATCCGTGGTTGCCGCGACCGGCGAACCGCTGGGCGAGATGGCGCCGGAACATGCTGCCCAGCGTCTAGGAACTCTGCTTTCCGAAGCCGAGAACCAACTTAGTCTTCGGAAAGAACTGGAAATCAAGCGTCAGCTTCGTACCGAGACGCTCGAAAAGAGCCGCAAGGAACTTGCCGACGTCGAAGCCCGGTTGTCGCAGTGGCGGTCGCAAACGAACGTTGAAACCGACGATCAGCTGGAAGTCGTTTCGCAAACGGTTCGGCAGCGGCAATTGCTCGAATCGGAAATTGCTTCGCTCGAAAACAGGTTGGCATTGGTTCGTGAATCGGAAGACGCCGAACGCTTCGCTGCGGAACTGGAAGCGATCGATGTCGATACGTTGCAACTCGATCTCTCCGGGGCGAAGACCGAATATGCCGAGACCGGCAAGATTCAAGCCGAGGTCAATCAGCAGCTCGGGCAACTCAAGCTTCGCCTTTCCGAAGTCGACCAGACAAGCCGGGCCGTGATGGCTCAAGGGAAGATCGAAGCACTTCAGGCCGAACTGTCGGACTGCCTCGATCGACTGGGGCCGCTACTGATTGCCAAAGAGATGCTCGACCGAGCGATGGCCGCCTTTCGCGAGGAAAGCTCCGGACAACTGCTCGCGTTGATCAGCGAACTGATCGAGCAAATGACCGAGGGACGTTACACCCAGGTCGAGCACGACCCGGACCAGGAAGGGGGACTGATCCTCAGCGGCCCCAACGATCTGCGGCGGAAACCTTCGGAACTGAGCACCGGGACGCGGGAACAACTTTACCTGGCGATTCGCCTCGCCTACATTCGACATTACTGCGAACAGGCCGAGCCGTTGCCGGTGCTGATGGACGATATCCTGGTTAACTTCGACGACAGCCGTCAGTTGGCAACGTTACGCGTCTTGATGAACTTTGACCCGCGCATTCAGATCATCATGCTGACCTGTCACGAGCCACTGGTGAGCAAGGTGCAGTCGCTGGAAGAATCGATCCGTGTGACGCGAATGGATGGCCAGCCGGTCGAAGTCCCACCGCCAAAAGCGAAGCCTGCTCGCAAGAAGTCGACCACCAAGTCCTCTACGCCGAGCTTGTTTTAA
- a CDS encoding DNA repair exonuclease encodes MTKFIHTADLHIDSPLRGLAMRDEAMMKRVQRATRTALERIIDLAIEQQVAFIVVAGDLFDGDWKDMHSGQWAAGQFRRLADANIGVYYIRGNHDAVSQIQRKIRWPDNVVELPHDEPATITLDDLGVAIHGQGFADREVTIDLAARYPQRVPGMFNLGMLHTSLTGSEHHDTYAPTTIETLRARGYDYWALGHIHLRNTDPLSTEPYVAYSGNPQGRHIREPGAKGCLLGEIDGETLKNVTFHATDSIRWQELIVDVSAEKNLDGVLAKASAALEKGHRDHEGLSSAFRLTFQGATKVHDELSDLIKRGEILQELHGSAESIDDEIWLEKIRFDTSPQLAGNVQDAHDLWGAIATQFDQVQDNAEALRQLEELVKPVLDKVSAQHVSISEEGTLDERMPQWIEAAQQLLRSRLGAPSA; translated from the coding sequence ATGACCAAGTTTATTCACACTGCCGACCTGCATATCGACAGCCCGCTTCGCGGCTTGGCGATGCGTGACGAAGCGATGATGAAGCGTGTCCAGCGCGCCACGCGAACGGCACTCGAACGCATCATCGACCTGGCGATCGAGCAGCAAGTCGCGTTCATCGTCGTCGCAGGCGATCTGTTTGATGGCGACTGGAAAGACATGCACTCTGGCCAATGGGCAGCCGGGCAGTTTCGTCGGTTGGCCGATGCGAACATTGGTGTTTACTACATCCGAGGTAACCACGATGCCGTTAGCCAGATCCAACGTAAGATTCGCTGGCCTGATAACGTGGTTGAACTTCCTCACGACGAGCCCGCCACCATCACGCTCGACGATCTCGGCGTGGCAATCCATGGGCAAGGCTTCGCAGACCGTGAGGTAACGATCGACCTGGCGGCCCGGTACCCGCAGCGTGTGCCTGGCATGTTCAACCTCGGCATGCTGCACACCAGCCTTACCGGTAGCGAGCATCACGATACGTACGCTCCAACGACCATCGAAACACTGCGTGCCCGGGGCTATGACTATTGGGCCCTCGGCCACATTCACCTGCGAAACACCGATCCTCTGTCGACCGAACCGTACGTTGCCTACAGTGGTAATCCGCAAGGGCGTCATATTCGCGAGCCAGGTGCCAAAGGTTGCCTGCTCGGAGAGATCGACGGCGAGACGCTTAAGAACGTCACCTTCCACGCAACCGACTCGATTCGCTGGCAGGAACTGATTGTTGACGTTTCCGCCGAAAAGAACCTCGACGGCGTGCTGGCCAAAGCATCGGCTGCTCTGGAAAAAGGGCATCGCGACCACGAAGGTCTTAGCTCAGCATTTCGCTTGACCTTCCAGGGAGCCACGAAAGTCCATGACGAGCTTTCGGACCTGATCAAACGGGGCGAGATTCTACAGGAACTACATGGCTCGGCCGAGTCGATCGACGACGAGATCTGGCTCGAGAAGATCCGCTTCGATACTTCGCCGCAGTTGGCCGGGAACGTCCAAGACGCACACGACCTGTGGGGAGCCATCGCCACGCAGTTCGACCAGGTTCAAGACAACGCCGAAGCTTTGCGGCAACTGGAGGAGCTGGTGAAACCGGTGCTTGATAAGGTCAGTGCCCAGCATGTCTCGATCAGCGAAGAAGGGACCCTGGACGAACGAATGCCACAATGGATTGAAGCGGCCCAGCAGCTTTTGCGAAGCCGATTGGGGGCACCCAGCGCATGA